One Gammaproteobacteria bacterium DNA segment encodes these proteins:
- the rplE gene encoding 50S ribosomal protein L5, with translation MVRLLEHYREQVVAGLMEQFKYANVMQVPRILKVTINMGVGEAVGDKKIMDHAVNDMTLIAGQKPVVTLARKSVAGFKIREGWPIGCKVTLRRERMYEFLDRLVNIAIPRIRDFRGLSPKSFDGRGNFSMGVREQIIFPEIEYDRIDTLRGMDIVITTSAPNDEEGRALLAAFKFPFKTQKSE, from the coding sequence ATGGTAAGGCTGTTAGAACATTACAGGGAGCAGGTGGTAGCCGGACTGATGGAACAGTTCAAGTATGCCAATGTCATGCAGGTACCGCGGATCCTGAAGGTGACCATCAACATGGGGGTGGGCGAGGCCGTCGGCGACAAGAAGATCATGGATCATGCCGTCAACGACATGACCCTCATCGCCGGCCAGAAGCCTGTCGTCACCCTGGCCCGCAAGTCCGTGGCCGGTTTCAAGATCCGCGAGGGCTGGCCCATTGGCTGCAAGGTCACGTTGCGCCGTGAGCGTATGTACGAATTCCTCGACCGTCTGGTCAATATCGCCATACCCCGGATCAGGGACTTCCGCGGTCTGTCGCCCAAGTCTTTCGATGGCCGCGGCAACTTCAGCATGGGTGTACGGGAACAGATTATTTTTCCCGAGATCGAGTACGACCGGATCGACACCCTGCGGGGCATGGACATCGTGATTACCACCAGTGCGCCCAACGACGAAGAGGGTCGGGCGCTGCTGGCGGCATTCAAATTTCCATTCAAGACGCAGAAAAGCGAGTAA
- the rpsN gene encoding 30S ribosomal protein S14: MAKISMVVRDRKRTQLASKYAAKRAALKALIRNPESSLEDKYEAVIKLQKLPRDSSPSRQRNRCGLTGRPHGYYRKFGLARNKLREAAMRGDVPGLVKASW, translated from the coding sequence ATGGCAAAGATTTCCATGGTGGTACGAGACAGGAAGCGCACCCAACTGGCGAGCAAGTATGCCGCCAAGCGGGCGGCGCTGAAGGCCCTCATCAGGAATCCTGAGAGCAGCCTGGAGGACAAGTACGAGGCGGTGATCAAGCTGCAGAAGCTGCCCCGTGATTCGAGCCCGAGCCGGCAACGGAATCGGTGCGGTCTGACGGGAAGGCCCCATGGCTATTACCGGAAGTTTGGGTTGGCCCGCAACAAGCTACGGGAAGCCGCCATGCGTGGTGATGTCCCCGGGCTGGTCAAGGCGAGCTGGTAG